The segment GAGCAGGCCATCGCCCACCTCGGCCGCGACAAGGACATGGTGCTGGCCGTGCTTTTCGTCGGCATCGAGCGCTTCAAGTTCATCAACGACAGCATGGGCCACTCCTTTGGCGATGCCCTGATCCGGGAAATCGCCGCCCGCCTGCAACAGATCGTCCGCGACGGCGACACCGTCGCCCGCCACGGCAGCGACGAATTCGTCATCGTCCTCGACGGGCTGCGCAGCGGCGTCCAGGAAACCCTGCATGGCGCCAGCAAGGTGCTCACCGCCTTCATGCAGCCCTTCGTCGTGCAAGGACATTCCATCCACCAAGCCTGCAGCATAGGCGCCAGCCTCTATCCCGGCGACGGCCGGGATGCCGAGAC is part of the Candidatus Hydrogenedentota bacterium genome and harbors:
- a CDS encoding diguanylate cyclase; this encodes EQAIAHLGRDKDMVLAVLFVGIERFKFINDSMGHSFGDALIREIAARLQQIVRDGDTVARHGSDEFVIVLDGLRSGVQETLHGASKVLTAFMQPFVVQGHSIHQACSIGASLYPGDGRDAETLLAHADAAMHRAKAAGGGSLQFYTQDLGTFAAERLRLENALWSGLENGELSLYSQPQIRLADGAIVGAEALIRWRHPEFGMVHPERFIAL